One Nicotiana sylvestris chromosome 12, ASM39365v2, whole genome shotgun sequence genomic window carries:
- the LOC104226782 gene encoding calmodulin-7 isoform X1 encodes MADQLTDDQISEFKEAFSLFDKDGDGCITTKELGTVMRSLGQNPTEAELQDMINEVDADGNGTIDFPEFLNLMARKMKDTDSEEELKEAFRVFDKDQNGFISAAELRHVMTNLGEKLTDEEVDEMIREADVDGDGQINYEEFVKVMMAK; translated from the exons atggcGGATCAGCTAACCGATGACCAGATCTCTGAGTTCAAGGAGGCCTTCAGCCTATTCGACAAGGACGGAGATG GTTGCATCACGACTAAGGAGCTTGGGACTGTGATGAGGTCGCTCGGACAGAACCCCACCGAAGCAGAGCTCCAAGACATGATAAACGAGGTGGATGCAGATGGTAACGGAACCATTGACTTCCCTGAGTTTCTAAACCTCATGGCCAGGAAAATGAAGGATACTGACTCCGAGGAGGAACTGAAAGAGGCGTTCAGAGTGTTCGACAAGGATCAGAATGGCTTCATCTCCGCTGCTGAGCTTCGTCATGTGATGACTAACCTTGGGGAGAAGCTTACTGATGAAGAAGTTGATGAGATGATTAGGGAAGCAGATGTCGATGGTGATGGTCAAATTAACTATGAGGAGTTTGTTAAGGTCATGATGGCTAAGTAA
- the LOC104226782 gene encoding calmodulin-2/4 isoform X2, with amino-acid sequence MRSLGQNPTEAELQDMINEVDADGNGTIDFPEFLNLMARKMKDTDSEEELKEAFRVFDKDQNGFISAAELRHVMTNLGEKLTDEEVDEMIREADVDGDGQINYEEFVKVMMAK; translated from the coding sequence ATGAGGTCGCTCGGACAGAACCCCACCGAAGCAGAGCTCCAAGACATGATAAACGAGGTGGATGCAGATGGTAACGGAACCATTGACTTCCCTGAGTTTCTAAACCTCATGGCCAGGAAAATGAAGGATACTGACTCCGAGGAGGAACTGAAAGAGGCGTTCAGAGTGTTCGACAAGGATCAGAATGGCTTCATCTCCGCTGCTGAGCTTCGTCATGTGATGACTAACCTTGGGGAGAAGCTTACTGATGAAGAAGTTGATGAGATGATTAGGGAAGCAGATGTCGATGGTGATGGTCAAATTAACTATGAGGAGTTTGTTAAGGTCATGATGGCTAAGTAA
- the LOC104226783 gene encoding ubiquitin-conjugating enzyme E2 22 gives MATNENLPPNVIKQLAKELKNLDETPPEGIKVGVNDDDFSTIYADIEGPAGTPYENGVFRMKLILTHDFPHSPPKGYFLTRIFHPNIASNGEICVNALKKDWNPSLGLRHVLMVVRCLLIEPFPESALNEQAGKMLLDNYDEYARHARLYTSIHAKPKTKLKTGVISESTTALNVGQTNTSPCNVDQKTAISGVTPLQQPSPLAPTANIVKGGNSLDQPPAPGSTADSAVSGSAAPPSVTLKKEAGLHKLPADKKKIDARKKSLKRL, from the exons ATG GCAACTAATGAAAATCTACCACCAAACGTGATAAAACAATTGGCGAAGGAATTGAAAAATCTTGACGAAACTCCTCCCGAAGGCATCAAAGTAGGTGTAAACGATGATGATTTTTCAACCATATATGCTGATATCGAGGGCCCAG CTGGAACCCCCTATGAGAACGGGGTTTTCCGCATGAAGTTGATTTTGACACACGATTTCCCTCATTCCCCACCCAAAG GTTATTTTCTGACCAGGATTTTTCATCCCAACATTGCTTCCAATGGCGAAATTTGTGTCAATGCTCTGAAAAAAGATTGGAATCCTAGTTTGGGCCTACGACATGTTCTCATG GTGGTAAGGTGTTTACTGATCGAGCCATTTCCAGAATCTGCGTTAAATGAGCAAGCTGGTAAAATGCTGCTTGATAATTATGACGAGTATGCTAGACATGCAAG GCTTTATACCAGTATTCATGCTAAACCAAAGACTAAGTTAAAAACAGGAGTTATATCCGAGTCGACTACAGCCCTAAATGTTGGCCAGACAAATACTTCACCGTGTAACGTTGATCAGAAGACTGCAATATCTGGAGTTACACCTCTCCAACAGCCTTCTCCATTAGCCCCTACAGCTAACATTGTAAAAGGAGGAAACAGTCTAGACCAGCCGCCAGCCCCAGGTTCAACTGCGGACTCAGCGGTTAGTGGATCAGCAGCACCACCATCGGTAACCCTGAAGAAGGAAGCTGGATTGCATAAACTCCCTGCAGATAAAAAGAAGATTGATGCAAGAAAGAAAAGCTTGAAGAGATTATAA